Proteins from a genomic interval of Oncorhynchus clarkii lewisi isolate Uvic-CL-2024 chromosome 13, UVic_Ocla_1.0, whole genome shotgun sequence:
- the LOC139424057 gene encoding nuclear pore complex protein Nup85, whose amino-acid sequence MEEVDVEPTTTPIPGFDSNQKHLGFVWGPGDILVYETIYKASGGSAGGCPFVHEVRKDEDIYSPILRKLFNESHHIFVGLQRIREDLPSKNKKPQFVSISKNYRSVIRACMEELQQVAVSTQDAALATQYGNQVSILLAVELIWNLCEVLFIDAAPAGSLVLHLLDWVRLHKADVDEKAREVLASESPAEHQAYWDVVISYVLQGRMDEARQVLVKQAALQPAARVMFKLLDNLLMKMPIFNPGETQTLTEFDVKWRHWREEVDHCLQDQSFASNRHLEDICKILVGDEDVLLEYKELLSTWYHFLVTRLLFSHPTVKPTELHYYAQSSMHMFLDTRSVPEPLDSILLAAFEFDIHQVIKDCSIALNNWWFVGHLTDLLDHCKLLQSHNLHFGSNLREFLLLEYASGLFTHHSLWQLAVDYFDHCPEFGRVYLELQIERVPLDTERKALKVIRICEQRQMTEQVRSICKIMAKKALRNNRLGSALSWSIRAKDAAFATLISERFLQDYCAKGTFSDLDLIDNLGPAMLLSDRLTFLGKYREFHRLYGEKRFSDAAKLLLSLMTAKIAPHSFWMTLLTDALPLLEQKEVIFSADQTHELMFCLEELTSGKSVPTPDRPMQDEDIETTKIELLRLALARNLAMAIVKEGTVEI is encoded by the exons ATGGAGGAAGTAGATGTGGAGCCAACAACTACT CCTATCCCTGGATTCGACAGCAACCAAAAACACTTGGGATTTGTGTGGGGTCCTGGAGATATCCTGGTTTATGAGACCATTTACAAAGCATCAG GTGGATCTGCAGGGGGTTGTCCCTTTGTCCATGAGGTCAGGAAAGATGAGGACATCTATTCCCCTATTTTGCGTAAACTCTTCAATGAGTCCCATCACATCTTTGTTGGTCTGCAGAGGATCAGAGAGGATCTGCCCAGCAAGAACAAGAAACCCCA GTTCGTCAGTATTAGCAAGAACTACAGGTCTGTGATTCGAGCATGCATGGAGGAACTCCAGCAAGTCGCAG TTTCTACACAAGATGCAGCATTGGCTACACAGTATGGAAATCAG GTGTCAATCCTGCTGGCAGTAGAGCTGATCTGGAATCTTTGTGAAGTGTTGTTCATCGATGCAGCTCCAG CTGGCTCCCTGGTGCTCCACCTGCTCGACTGGGTGAGGCTGCACAAGGCTGACGTGGATGAGAAGGCCAGGGAGGTGCTGGCGAGTGAGAGCCCCGCAGAGCACCAGGCCTACTGGGACGTG GTGATCAGCTACGTGCTGCAGGGCCGGATGGACGAGGCCAGGCAGGTTCTGGTGAAACAGGCAGCTTTGCAGCCTGCAGCCAGGGTCATGTTCAAGCTGCTGGACAACCTGCTCATGAAGATGCCCATCTTCAAT CCTGGTGAGACTCAGACCCTGACAGAGTTTGATGTAAAGTGGAGACACTGGCGCGAGGAGGTGGACCACTGTCTCCAGGACCAGTCCTTTGCCAGCAACCGCCACCTGGAGGACATCTGTAAG ATCCTGGTTGGTGACGAGGATGTTCTCCTGGAGTACAAGGAGCTGCTGAGTACCTGGTATCACTTCCTGGTCACCAGACTGCTGTTCTCCCACCCCACTGTCAAGCCCACAGAGCTGCACTACTACGCACAG tctaGCATGCACATGTTCCTGGACACGAGGAGTGTCCCAGAGCCCCTGGACAGCATCCTGCTGGCAGCCTTTGAGTTTGACATCCACCAGGTCATCAAGGACTGCAG CATTGCTCTCAACAACTGGTGGTTTGTGGGGCATCTGACTGACCTGCTGGACCACTGTAAACTGCTCCAGTCTCACAACCTACA TTTTGGCTCCAACCTGAGAGAGTTTCTACTGCTGGAGTACGCCTCAGGACTCTTCACCCATCACAG CCTGTGGCAGCTGGCTGTGGACTACTTTGACCACTGTCCAGAGTTTGGCCGTGTGTACCTGGAGCTACAGATAGAGCGTGTTCCTCTGGACACAGAGCGCAAGGCCCTGAAGGTGATCAGGATCTGTGAGCAGAGGCAGATGACTGAACAAG TGAGGAGCATCTGTAAGATCATGGCCAAGAAGGCCCTGAGGAACAACAGACTGGGCTCTGCTCTCTCCTGGAGCATCAGAGCCAAAGATGCTGCCTTCGCCACCCTCATATCAGAGAG GTTTCTCCAGGACTACTGCGCCAAAGGGACCTTCTCTGATCTGGACCTGATTGACAACCTGGGTCCAGCCATGCTGCTCAGTGACAGGCTTACTTTTCTAG GGAAGTACCGTGAGTTCCATCGGCTGTACGGCGAGAAGCGTTTCTCGGATGCCGCCAAGCTCCTCCTCTCCCTGATGACGGCCAAGATCGCCCCACATTCCTTCTGGATGACTCTGCTGACCGACGCCCTGCCCCTGCTGGAGCAGAAAGAG GTGATCTTCTCTGCTGATCAAACTCATGAGCTGATGTTCTGTCTGGAGGAGCTGACCTCAGGGAAGAGTGTTCCCACCCCAGACAGACCCATGCAG GATGAGGACATCGAGACgacaaagattgagctcctgcGGCTAGCGCTAGCTCGTAACCTGGCCATGGCCATAGTGAAGGAGGGGACAGTGGAAATTTGA
- the LOC139365114 gene encoding small ubiquitin-related modifier 2 isoform X2 — translation MADEKPKEGVKTENNDHINLKVAGQDGSVVQFKIKRHTPLSKLMKAYCERQGLTIRQIRFRFDGQPINETDTPAQLEMEDEDTIDVFQQQTGGLY, via the exons ATGGCTGACGAGAAACCCAAG GAGGGAGTGAAAACAGAAAACAACGACCACATAAACCTGAAGGTGGCGGGACAGGATGGGTCGGTGGTGCAGTTCAAGATCAAGAGACACACGCCGCTCAGCAAACTCATGAAGGCGTACTGTGAGAGACAG ggGTTGACAATTAGGCAAATCCGGTTCCGGTTCGATGGACAGCCTATAAACGAGACAGACACACCTGCACAG TTGGAAATGGAGGATGAAGATACGATCGATGTTTTCCAGCAACAGACAGGAGGCCTCTACTAG
- the LOC139365114 gene encoding small ubiquitin-related modifier 2 isoform X1, with protein sequence MNLYVTAELSKALEGVKTENNDHINLKVAGQDGSVVQFKIKRHTPLSKLMKAYCERQGLTIRQIRFRFDGQPINETDTPAQLEMEDEDTIDVFQQQTGGLY encoded by the exons ATGAACTTGTATGTCACTGCTGAACTATCCAAGGCCCTT GAGGGAGTGAAAACAGAAAACAACGACCACATAAACCTGAAGGTGGCGGGACAGGATGGGTCGGTGGTGCAGTTCAAGATCAAGAGACACACGCCGCTCAGCAAACTCATGAAGGCGTACTGTGAGAGACAG ggGTTGACAATTAGGCAAATCCGGTTCCGGTTCGATGGACAGCCTATAAACGAGACAGACACACCTGCACAG TTGGAAATGGAGGATGAAGATACGATCGATGTTTTCCAGCAACAGACAGGAGGCCTCTACTAG